Proteins encoded within one genomic window of Methanocalculus alkaliphilus:
- a CDS encoding DUF4405 domain-containing protein — protein sequence MERRSLLYAVNMGMLISFILCALTGILKWPGLIPKLGLTYQSLPFPEITLIHDWSGLVLCILAAIHIRIHWNWMIIMTKRMFLERRRSDE from the coding sequence ATGGAACGGAGATCTCTTCTCTATGCCGTCAATATGGGGATGCTCATCTCATTCATCCTCTGTGCTCTGACAGGAATATTAAAATGGCCGGGGCTCATCCCGAAGCTTGGGCTGACATACCAGTCCCTGCCGTTTCCGGAAATTACGCTTATCCATGACTGGAGCGGGCTTGTACTCTGTATTCTGGCTGCCATTCATATTCGCATACACTGGAACTGGATGATTATCATGACAAAAAGAATGTTTCTTGAACGGAGGCGATCTGATGAATAG